The window CGCCCTCGTCGGCGCAATGCTCGATCGGCGAGCCACGACCGGGGCTGCGCAGGTATCCGGGGATGACGACCCGCGCGCCCGCATCCCGCAGCCGCGCGACCAGGTCGGGGACCACGCCACGCACGCCGTCCGGCGAGATCAGCGCCGCCATCCGCGCATCGCAGGCCGCGCAGGCACAGCCGAGCAGGAAATCGTTGCCGCCGCCGTTCAGCACGACCCAGTCATAGGGCCCGCCCCGGGCCTGCCGGGGGATATTCAGCCCCATCCGTCCGGTGATCGGAAGCCGGTAGATCATCCGCGCCGACACCGTCGCGCGGTTCGTCACCCGGGCCCCAAGTTCGGCGCCCAGAATGTCGCCCACGGAGCGGCCCGTGTTGCGATGCGCTGCAAGGAAGCTGTCGCCCATCACGAGGATGCGCGGACCGTCGGCCAGGGCCGGACCGGCCAGCAAAAGCAGGAGAAGAAGTCGCCACATGGGACCAGCCTAACCGATCCGGCAACGGCCTGTCCTCAATGCGCTTCGGCCCAGTTCGGCCCCTGCCCCGCATCGACGGTCAGCGGAACCGACAGGTCCACCACCGGCATGTTCGCGCCCTCCATCACCTCGCGGGCGCGGTCGATCAGGGCGTCGACGTCGTCTTCGGCCACTTCAAACAGAAGTTCGTCATGGACCTGTAGCAGCATCGTCGCGTCGAGATCGGCGATCGCCGCGTCCATCCGTACCATCGCCCGCCGGATCACGTCCGCCGCCGTGCCCTGGATCGGCGCGTTGATCGCCGCGCGCTTGGCGAAGCCCGCGCCCGGCCCCTTGGCGTTGATCTCGGGGGTATGGATGCGTCGGCCGAACAGTGTCTCGACGCGGATGTGCTCCTTTGCGAATTTCACGGTGTCGTCCATGTAATCGCGGATGCCGGGGAATCGTTCGAAATAGGTGTCGATGAAGGCCTGCGCCTCCTCGCGAGGGATGCGCAGGTTGCGTGCGAGCCCGAAGCCACTGATGCCGTAGATGACGCCGAAGTTGATTGCCTTGGCCTGCCTGCGCACATCCGGGGTCATGTCCTCCAGCGGCACGCCGAACATCTGGCTGGCGGTGATGGCGTGGATGTCCTGACCCTCGCGAAACGCGTCCTTCAGCGCGTCGATCCCGGCGATATGAGCGAGGATACGCAGCTCGATCTGGCTGTAGTCCAGCGACACGATCACTCGACCCTCGGGCGCCACGAACGCCTCGCGGATGCGGCGGCCCTCCTCGGTGCGGACGGGGATGTTCTGGAGGTTCGGGTCGGTCGAGGCGAGGCGCCCGGTATTCGCCCCCGCGATCGAGTAGGACGTGTGGACGCGGCCCGTCTCGGGGTTGATGTGGTCCTGAAGCGCATCGGTATAAGTCGATTTCAGCTTCGACATCTGGCGCCAGTCGAGGATCAGCCGCGGCAACTCGTGCTCCGTCGCGAGATCTTCCAGAATATCGGCGCCGGTCGAATAGGCCCCCGTCTTCCCCTTCTTGCCGCCCGGCAGGCCCAATTCGTCGAACAGGATCTCGCCCAGTTGCTTGGGGCTGCCGACGTTGAAGGGGCGCCCGGCCTTGGCGTGGATGTCCTCCTCCAGCCCAGCCATCTTCTGGGCGAAGGCGCCCGACATACGGCTCAGCACGTCGCGGTCGACCTTGATCCCCGCCATCTCCATCCGCGCCAGCACGGGCACCAGCGGCCGTTCCAGCGTCTCGTAGACCTGCGTCACCCGCGCGGCGTGTAGCCGGGGTTTCAGGAGGCGGTGCAGGCGCAGCGTGACATCCGCGTCCTCGGCGGCATAGGGCGCGGCGCGGTCGATCTCGACCCGGTCGAAGGTGACCGCGGACTTGCCGGTGCCGATCAGCTCCTTGATGGGGATCGGCTGGTGGTTGAGATAGCGGTCGGACAGTGTGTCCATGCCGTGCCCATGCAAGCCCGCATGTTGCGCGTAGGACAGGAGCATCGTGTCGTCCAGAGGGCCGACCGTGATGCCCTCGCGCGCGAAGATCTTGAAGTCGTACTTCATGTTCTGGCCGACCTTGAGGATCGCGGGATCCTCCAGCATCGGCTTCAGCATCTCGAGCGCGCGGGCCATGTTCATCTGGCCCTCGGCCATCGCGTCGGCATCGAACAGGTCGCCGCCGCCCGTGCGGTGGGCCAGCGGGACATAGCAGGCCACGCCCGGCGCCGTCGCCAGCGATACGCCCACAAGCTCGGCCCGCATCTCGTCGAGCGAAGTCGTCTCGGTGTCCACGGCGACGGTCCCGGCCTCCGTGATCCGGTCGAGCCAGACCTGTAGCGCGGCCTCGTCGCGCACGACCTCGTAGGCGTCGGGGTCGATGGGCGGATCATCGGGCAGGTCGGGCACATCCGCGGGGGCGACCTCGACCACGGCCGGGGGCTCGCGGTCGAAGCGGTCGGCGATCTTGCGGGTCAGGGTGCGGAACTCCATCCGGTTGAGGAAATCCAGCAGCATGTCCGGGTCGGCGTCGCGGATTTCCAGATCGTCCAGCCCGAAGGTGATCGGCGTCTCGCAATCGAGCTGCACCAGCCGCTTCGACAGCTCGATCTGCGCGCGATGCGCGATCAGCGTCTCGCGCCGCTTGGGCTGCTTGATCTCCTCGGCGCTGTCCAGAAGCTCCTCGAGCGATCCGTATTCCTCGATCAGCTGCGACGCCGTCTTGATGCCGATCCCCGGCGCGCCCGGCACGTTGTCGACCGAATCTCCGGCCAGCGCCTGCACATCGACCACGCGATCAGGATCGACGCCGAACTTCTGGCGCACGCCGTCGACATCGATGCGGACGTTCTTCATCGGGTCGAGCATCTCGACCCCGTCGCCCACGAGCTGCATCAGGTCCTTGTCCGAGCTGACGATGGTGACCCGCCCGCCCGCGTCCCGCGCCAAGCACGAACAGGTCGCGATGATGTCGTCGGCCTCCCAGCCCTCCATCTCTTCGCAGGCGATGTTGAAGGCAGCCGTCGCCTCACGCGTGAGCGGGATCTGCGGCCGCAGGTCCTCGGGCATCTCGGAGCGGTTGGCCTTATACTGGTCGTACATGTCGTTGCGGAAGGTGATCGACCCCTTGTCGAAGATCACCGCGACATGGGTCGCCGCATCCGGGCCGGAATTGTCCTGCACGTAGCGGTCGAGCATGTTGCAGAAGCCCGCGACCGCCCCGATGGGCAGGCCGTCGGACTTGCGGGTCAGCGGCGGCAGCGCGTGGAACGCCCGGAAGATGAAAGCCGAGCCGTCGATCAGGTGCAGGTGATGTCCCTTGCCGAATGCCATGCGCGCGCCCCTTCCGATGGTCACCGCCCTGATGCCACGATCCTCGGGGGCGCACCACAGGGTCGGCGCCCCATCATGCCACCGGCGGCGCCACCGTCACTGTCGCCACGACCGGCGCATGATCCGAGACCTCCCAGTAGCGCAGCACCGGGTCGCCTCCGAAATTGCGCACGATCTCGCCCTCGGACACCCAGCCGGGCGGGGCGTTGCGCGTATAGAGAATGTGATCGATCCAGACGCGGTGATACGTCCCGTCGAAGATCGGGTCCGCGAAGCTGGTGGTCGAGAGCTCCTCGAAGTTCAGCCGGTCGCGGTCGTCGGCATCGAGCCGGTCGAAGATCGCGTTTCCGAGGGCAAGGTCCGGCTTCCAGACCGTCCCCATCAGCGTCTCGATTCCCGATGCCTTCAGGCGCATCTCGGAAGTGTCGAAGCCCGGCCCGTCATTGATGTCGCCGCAGACGATCAGCGGGATCCCGGCCGTCTCCGCCTCTCGCAGGTAGGGATCGAGGAACGCTTCGCGCAGGCGGCGGCACTGGGCCAGCAGCCGCTCGCGATTGGCATCCGCCATCGCCCACCAGCGCGACCATTCATAGGCCGAGAAGATGCCCTTCGATTTCAGGTGAAGCCCCATCACACGGCAGGTGGCCCCGTCCGCGAAGGTCAATTCGGCATAGGCAGGGCGGCGCTCGAAGC is drawn from uncultured Jannaschia sp. and contains these coding sequences:
- a CDS encoding SGNH/GDSL hydrolase family protein; this translates as MWRLLLLLLLAGPALADGPRILVMGDSFLAAHRNTGRSVGDILGAELGARVTNRATVSARMIYRLPITGRMGLNIPRQARGGPYDWVVLNGGGNDFLLGCACAACDARMAALISPDGVRGVVPDLVARLRDAGARVVIPGYLRSPGRGSPIEHCADEGAEYEARLARMAAARPGVTFLSNADLVPSGSRAYHDWDMIHPSARGARAVAERLVRHIRGAGG
- the polA gene encoding DNA polymerase I; the encoded protein is MAFGKGHHLHLIDGSAFIFRAFHALPPLTRKSDGLPIGAVAGFCNMLDRYVQDNSGPDAATHVAVIFDKGSITFRNDMYDQYKANRSEMPEDLRPQIPLTREATAAFNIACEEMEGWEADDIIATCSCLARDAGGRVTIVSSDKDLMQLVGDGVEMLDPMKNVRIDVDGVRQKFGVDPDRVVDVQALAGDSVDNVPGAPGIGIKTASQLIEEYGSLEELLDSAEEIKQPKRRETLIAHRAQIELSKRLVQLDCETPITFGLDDLEIRDADPDMLLDFLNRMEFRTLTRKIADRFDREPPAVVEVAPADVPDLPDDPPIDPDAYEVVRDEAALQVWLDRITEAGTVAVDTETTSLDEMRAELVGVSLATAPGVACYVPLAHRTGGGDLFDADAMAEGQMNMARALEMLKPMLEDPAILKVGQNMKYDFKIFAREGITVGPLDDTMLLSYAQHAGLHGHGMDTLSDRYLNHQPIPIKELIGTGKSAVTFDRVEIDRAAPYAAEDADVTLRLHRLLKPRLHAARVTQVYETLERPLVPVLARMEMAGIKVDRDVLSRMSGAFAQKMAGLEEDIHAKAGRPFNVGSPKQLGEILFDELGLPGGKKGKTGAYSTGADILEDLATEHELPRLILDWRQMSKLKSTYTDALQDHINPETGRVHTSYSIAGANTGRLASTDPNLQNIPVRTEEGRRIREAFVAPEGRVIVSLDYSQIELRILAHIAGIDALKDAFREGQDIHAITASQMFGVPLEDMTPDVRRQAKAINFGVIYGISGFGLARNLRIPREEAQAFIDTYFERFPGIRDYMDDTVKFAKEHIRVETLFGRRIHTPEINAKGPGAGFAKRAAINAPIQGTAADVIRRAMVRMDAAIADLDATMLLQVHDELLFEVAEDDVDALIDRAREVMEGANMPVVDLSVPLTVDAGQGPNWAEAH